A region of the Candidatus Methylomirabilota bacterium genome:
CAGCTCGCCGGCGGAGATCAACGCCGTCACGCCGCCGTGCATGTAGTGGGTGATCCAGCCGAGCGCGTTCTGGGCCGGCGTGAAGTCGCCGAACGTCGGATGCGAGTGCGAGTCGATCAGCCCCGGCACCGCGGTGATCCCATGAGCATCGATGGCGATGTCGGCCGCGCGGGTGATGCCCGAGCCGATCTCGCGGATCAGGCCGCCCTCGAGATAGATAGAGTCGGCGCGGCGGAGGGGCCGCGCACAGTCCCCCGTCGCGAGGGCGCCGATGTTGCGGATGAGGCAGCTCGGGGCGGCGGGGCTCACGTCGCCAGGGCGCCGGCCGGGCGCAGGATCTCTTCCGCGATCATCTGGAGGTACTCGATGCGCGCCTTGGTCTCGCGCGGCAGGCTGTAGATCGTGAACCCGATGTGGTCGAGCCCTGTCGCCCGGGCCCGCGCGATGGTTTCGACGCAGTCGGCCGGCGAGCCGCAGACCGTCCAGCTCTCGAGCGGCACGTCGAAGCTGAGCTGGAGCTCCATCATCGTCGACTCTTGCATCTCCCAGGCCCGGTACATCGCGAACGTCTTCTCGAGGTAGGGCCGCGCCGCCGCCGCGGCCGCCTCGCGGCTGGCGCCGACGATGAGGGCCCGCGAGGCGCCGACCGTCCCCGGCGTCTGGCCCGCTTCCTGGCGCGCTTCGCTGAACACGACCGCGAGCTTGGCCACCGCGTCCCAGGCCATCTGGGGGCCGAAGAGGACTCCGTCGGTCAAGCGCGCCGCCCTGCGGGTGGCGCCGACGCTCTGGGCCCCCATTTCGAGCGGTGGGTGGGGCTGCTGGTAGGGCCTGAAGCCCATCCGCCCCGCGGTCACCCGCGTGTAACGGCCCTGGAACGTCACCTCCTCGCCCGCCCAGAGCCGCTTCATCAGCGCCAGGGACTCCTCGAGCTTGGGCACGCGGTCACCGCGTGAAAGCCCGACGGTCTCGAGCTCCTTCTCGCGGTAGCCGATGGAGACGCCGACATCCAGGCGGCCGTGGGTGATGTGGTCGAGCGTCGCGATGTTTTCGGCGGCGTCGACCGCGGCCACGAGCGGCAGCAGCAGCATCGAGGTCTTGAGCCGCATCCGGCCCGTCTCCGGCGCCAGCCGGGCCAGCGTCGGGAAGGGCTGCGGCCAGACCGTGGGATGGGACAGGAGGTGGTGACCGATCGAGACCCAGGCGTAGCCCAGCCGGGACGCCGCGCCCACGACCTCGATCACCTCGTCGATGATCTGGGTCGGAGGGCGGTCGGTCGGACTCCAGAACGGCGTGAGATGGAAGCCGATGCGCATCGCGTTCCGTAGGCGGCTGTATACTACTGCGGGCCGCGAGAGTCAATCACGTCAGACCGGCGCCGCTCGGGGTCTCCGGGGACTCAGACGCGAAGGCGAATATCACGCCGGTACAGCACCCACATCGCCCCCCACCAGACGAGGACATAGGCGAGAGCGTACGCGAGCGACGCGTTGACGGGCATGGCCCAGGGCGCGAAGACACGGTCGAAGAGCCACGCCTGAAGGCTGGGGCCATCCAGC
Encoded here:
- a CDS encoding LLM class flavin-dependent oxidoreductase, which gives rise to MRIGFHLTPFWSPTDRPPTQIIDEVIEVVGAASRLGYAWVSIGHHLLSHPTVWPQPFPTLARLAPETGRMRLKTSMLLLPLVAAVDAAENIATLDHITHGRLDVGVSIGYREKELETVGLSRGDRVPKLEESLALMKRLWAGEEVTFQGRYTRVTAGRMGFRPYQQPHPPLEMGAQSVGATRRAARLTDGVLFGPQMAWDAVAKLAVVFSEARQEAGQTPGTVGASRALIVGASREAAAAAARPYLEKTFAMYRAWEMQESTMMELQLSFDVPLESWTVCGSPADCVETIARARATGLDHIGFTIYSLPRETKARIEYLQMIAEEILRPAGALAT